A stretch of the Streptomyces venezuelae genome encodes the following:
- a CDS encoding Rieske (2Fe-2S) protein codes for MSDPTRTARRTVLAVGAAALAGGALTACGEAKQPTPGTEPATPPPTGKPLTTKADVPVGGGTIFKEEKVVVTQPEAGTFKAFSAICTHQGCTVAKVANGTIDCPCHGSKFKVSDGAVAHGPATRPLPPRTITVSGDEITLA; via the coding sequence ATGAGCGACCCCACCCGCACGGCCCGCCGCACGGTTCTCGCGGTGGGCGCCGCCGCCCTGGCAGGCGGTGCGCTCACCGCCTGCGGCGAGGCAAAGCAGCCCACTCCCGGCACCGAGCCCGCAACGCCCCCGCCCACCGGGAAGCCGCTGACCACGAAGGCGGACGTCCCGGTGGGAGGCGGCACGATCTTCAAGGAGGAGAAGGTGGTCGTCACCCAGCCCGAGGCGGGCACCTTCAAGGCCTTCTCGGCGATCTGCACGCACCAGGGCTGTACGGTCGCCAAGGTCGCGAACGGCACCATCGACTGCCCCTGCCACGGCAGCAAGTTCAAGGTGTCGGACGGCGCGGTGGCGCACGGCCCGGCCACCCGGCCGCTGCCGCCCCGCACGATCACGGTCTCGGGTGACGAAATCACGCTCGCGTAA
- a CDS encoding DUF952 domain-containing protein — MIFHVVPLADWSADPDLPYAPPSLDSEGFVHCSADRPTALAIADAHYRDTPGTLLAVELDERALTSEVRREGESGARYPHLHGPVDRAAVARIWEVVRTPGSPAVLAPWNPGD, encoded by the coding sequence ATGATCTTCCACGTGGTCCCCCTCGCCGACTGGTCCGCGGACCCGGACCTGCCCTATGCCCCGCCCTCCCTCGACTCCGAAGGCTTCGTGCACTGTTCGGCGGACCGCCCGACCGCCCTCGCGATCGCGGACGCCCACTACCGCGACACGCCGGGCACCCTGCTCGCCGTGGAGCTCGACGAGCGGGCCCTGACCTCGGAGGTCCGCCGGGAGGGTGAATCCGGCGCCCGCTACCCGCACCTGCACGGCCCGGTCGACCGGGCGGCCGTCGCGCGGATCTGGGAGGTCGTCCGTACGCCGGGCAGCCCGGCGGTACTCGCTCCCTGGAACCCGGGCGACTGA
- a CDS encoding YidB family protein, translated as MRWFEGDCPCLEPGRPQPPPGPSPKGTTMAGNDLGSLLGSLLGGSQAGQSGGGGGGNILGALLGQLMGGGAGGGAAGAQAAGNGNPLGGLLDMLTKAGLTDQAQSWVGTGENQPVSGAQIKEALPGDTLRKVAEQTGVSPDQAADQIAQTLPQAVDKLTPTGQVPTESLEDIIRKQNL; from the coding sequence ATCCGGTGGTTCGAGGGAGATTGTCCGTGTCTTGAGCCGGGCCGGCCCCAGCCGCCGCCCGGCCCCTCTCCGAAAGGCACGACCATGGCGGGAAATGACCTCGGCTCCCTTCTCGGCTCCCTCCTCGGCGGCAGCCAGGCCGGCCAGAGCGGCGGAGGCGGCGGGGGCAACATCCTCGGCGCCCTGCTCGGCCAGCTGATGGGCGGCGGAGCCGGCGGTGGTGCGGCCGGTGCGCAGGCCGCCGGGAACGGCAACCCGCTCGGCGGACTGCTGGACATGCTGACCAAGGCCGGGCTGACCGACCAGGCCCAGTCCTGGGTGGGCACCGGCGAGAACCAGCCGGTCAGCGGCGCGCAGATCAAGGAAGCACTGCCCGGCGACACCCTCCGGAAGGTCGCCGAGCAGACCGGCGTCAGTCCCGACCAGGCCGCCGACCAGATCGCCCAGACCCTCCCGCAGGCCGTGGACAAGCTGACCCCGACCGGGCAGGTGCCCACCGAATCGCTCGAGGACATCATCCGGAAGCAGAACCTCTGA
- a CDS encoding prephenate dehydrogenase: MRTAVVIGTGLIGTSAALALAGRGITVHLEDHDPSQARTAAALGAGTDTPPAGPVDLAVIAVPPAHVAATLTEAIGRGLARAYVDVASVKGGPRRELEAAGVDVSAYIGTHPMAGKEQSGPLAATADLFEGRPWVLTPTRDTGHEVLNLALELVALCRAVPVVMDADAHDKAVALVSHTPQLVSSMVAARLEEADETAVRLCGQGIRDVTRIAASDPRMWVEILSANPGPVADVLSGIAADLEETVQALRGLQSADEAKRQDGAAGIEDVLRRGNAGRDRVPGKHGAAPAAYETVAVFISDKPGELARIFADAGRAGVNVEDVRIEHATGQQAGLVQLMVEPRAVPLLTAELRERGWALRQQ, from the coding sequence GTGAGAACCGCCGTCGTCATCGGAACCGGCCTGATCGGTACCTCCGCGGCACTCGCCCTGGCAGGCCGGGGGATCACCGTCCACCTGGAGGACCACGACCCCTCCCAGGCCCGCACCGCCGCCGCACTCGGCGCAGGCACCGACACCCCGCCCGCCGGCCCGGTGGACCTCGCCGTCATCGCCGTACCCCCGGCCCATGTCGCCGCCACCCTGACCGAGGCCATCGGCCGCGGCCTGGCCCGCGCCTACGTGGACGTGGCCAGCGTCAAGGGCGGACCACGGCGGGAACTCGAAGCGGCCGGGGTGGACGTCTCCGCCTACATCGGTACGCACCCCATGGCCGGCAAGGAGCAGTCCGGGCCGCTGGCCGCGACGGCCGACCTCTTCGAAGGGCGGCCCTGGGTGCTCACCCCCACCCGGGACACCGGCCACGAGGTGCTCAACCTCGCCCTGGAACTGGTCGCGCTGTGCCGGGCGGTCCCGGTGGTGATGGACGCCGACGCCCACGACAAGGCCGTGGCCCTGGTCTCGCACACGCCGCAGCTGGTGTCCTCCATGGTCGCCGCCCGCCTGGAGGAGGCCGACGAGACCGCCGTCCGGCTCTGCGGGCAGGGCATCAGGGACGTCACCCGGATCGCCGCCTCCGACCCCCGGATGTGGGTGGAGATCCTCTCCGCCAACCCCGGCCCGGTCGCCGACGTGCTGTCCGGCATCGCCGCCGACCTGGAGGAGACCGTGCAGGCGCTGCGCGGCCTCCAGTCGGCCGACGAGGCGAAGCGGCAGGACGGCGCGGCCGGCATCGAGGACGTACTGCGCCGCGGCAACGCCGGCCGCGACCGGGTCCCCGGCAAGCACGGTGCCGCCCCCGCCGCCTACGAGACCGTGGCCGTGTTCATCAGCGACAAGCCGGGCGAGCTGGCCCGGATCTTCGCGGACGCCGGCCGGGCCGGGGTCAACGTCGAGGACGTCCGGATCGAGCACGCCACCGGCCAGCAGGCCGGCCTGGTCCAGCTGATGGTCGAGCCGCGGGCCGTGCCGCTGCTCACCGCCGAGCTGCGCGAAAGGGGCTGGGCCCTGCGGCAGCAGTAG
- the cmk gene encoding (d)CMP kinase, whose product METAAPSAVIVAIDGPSGTGKSSTSKAVAAKLGLRYLDTGAQYRAITWWMIGNGVDVEDPHAVAVAAGKPAIESGTDPAAPTITVDGLDASGPIRTQEVTSKVSAVSAVPEVRTLITELQRTIAAGAEGGIVVEGRDIGTTVLPDADLKIFLTASPEARAARRSGELKGKEATDLAATREALVKRDAADSGRKTSPLAKAADAVEVDTTELTLEQVIECVVTLVEEKRAAKQAQRQAAAG is encoded by the coding sequence GTGGAAACCGCCGCTCCGTCTGCCGTGATCGTCGCCATCGACGGTCCGTCCGGCACGGGCAAGTCCAGCACCTCCAAGGCCGTGGCCGCCAAGCTCGGGCTGCGCTACCTGGACACCGGGGCCCAGTACCGGGCGATCACCTGGTGGATGATCGGCAACGGGGTGGACGTCGAGGACCCGCACGCCGTGGCGGTCGCCGCCGGCAAGCCGGCCATCGAGTCCGGCACCGACCCGGCCGCGCCCACCATCACCGTGGACGGCCTCGACGCCTCCGGCCCCATCCGCACCCAGGAGGTCACCTCCAAGGTGAGCGCCGTGAGCGCGGTGCCCGAGGTCCGCACCCTCATCACCGAGCTCCAGCGCACCATCGCCGCCGGCGCGGAGGGCGGGATCGTGGTCGAGGGCCGGGACATCGGCACCACCGTGCTGCCCGACGCCGACCTGAAGATCTTCCTGACCGCCTCCCCGGAGGCCCGCGCCGCCCGCCGCAGCGGCGAGCTCAAGGGCAAGGAGGCCACCGACCTGGCGGCCACCCGCGAGGCCCTCGTCAAGCGGGACGCCGCCGACTCCGGCCGGAAGACCTCCCCGCTGGCCAAGGCCGCGGACGCCGTCGAGGTCGACACCACCGAGCTCACCCTGGAGCAGGTCATCGAGTGCGTGGTGACCCTGGTCGAGGAGAAGCGGGCGGCGAAGCAGGCGCAGCGGCAGGCGGCGGCCGGATGA
- a CDS encoding lysophospholipid acyltransferase family protein, translating into MTETPSLKGAAIGRRIGIGLMYGLWRPRVLGAWKVPAAGPVILAVNHSHNIDGPMLMGTAPRPVHFLIKKEAFVGPLGPFLEGIGQVKVDRTGTDRTAVTSALGVLADGGVLGIFPEGTRGEGDFASLRAGLAYFAVRSGAAIVPVAVLGSSERPGRLVKALPPLRSRMDIVFGDPFRAGDGSGRRTRTALDEATVRIQDRLTAHLAEARRLTGR; encoded by the coding sequence ATGACCGAAACGCCCTCCCTCAAGGGTGCGGCGATCGGGCGGCGGATCGGCATCGGGCTCATGTACGGGCTGTGGAGGCCCCGTGTGCTCGGCGCCTGGAAGGTGCCGGCCGCCGGGCCGGTCATACTTGCGGTGAACCACTCCCACAACATCGACGGCCCCATGCTCATGGGGACCGCGCCCCGGCCCGTGCACTTCCTGATCAAAAAGGAAGCGTTCGTGGGACCGCTCGGCCCCTTCCTCGAAGGGATCGGGCAGGTCAAGGTCGACCGGACCGGCACCGACCGGACCGCCGTCACCAGCGCCCTCGGCGTACTGGCGGACGGCGGGGTCCTCGGGATATTCCCCGAGGGCACCCGGGGCGAGGGCGACTTCGCCTCGCTGCGGGCCGGCCTTGCGTACTTCGCCGTACGCTCCGGGGCCGCCATCGTCCCGGTCGCCGTCCTGGGCAGCAGTGAGCGCCCCGGCCGGCTGGTCAAGGCGCTTCCGCCGCTGAGGAGCCGCATGGACATCGTCTTCGGCGACCCCTTCCGGGCCGGGGACGGCAGCGGGCGACGGACCCGCACGGCCCTGGACGAGGCCACCGTACGGATCCAGGACCGTCTGACCGCCCACCTGGCGGAGGCCAGGCGTCTCACCGGGCGATAG